A region of the Acidobacteriota bacterium genome:
ACCGTGCCGGCGAAACTGAGGATGGAGATGCCGATGCCGATATCGGCTCGTTGGGGGACCCAGAAGACCAGCTCCCGTACCCGGCGACCGGCGATGTAGAGCTCGTGGGCCGGGCCGGGCACGTTGGTCACCACCGCCGAGCATTTGTTGGCCAGGAAGTCGATGAGCCGGCGACTGATGCCCAAGGGCAGGGTCTTG
Encoded here:
- a CDS encoding WSD1 family O-acyltransferase; amino-acid sequence: KTLPLGISRRLIDFLANKCSAVVTNVPGPAHELYIAGRRVRELVFWVPQRADIGIGISILSFAGTVRVGVYTDVELVPDPQRLVAAFEEEFRMLSGSLEEGGSLDSAPEEDPQNV